In Prunus dulcis chromosome 1, ALMONDv2, whole genome shotgun sequence, the following are encoded in one genomic region:
- the LOC117615033 gene encoding uncharacterized protein LOC117615033, whose amino-acid sequence MEFVNKAVTKAAKNNTVINVCLVGSFIALSVRSVRQQNDIESLEAEKASLIKSNKAAKQTMWDWKQQLYAEASSTDGAVLVPLARLKAIYGEAPVAQIGEAVKEESKSAASKFVV is encoded by the exons ATGGAGTTCGTTAACAAGGCGGTAACGAAAGCGGCGAAGAACAACACGGTGATAAACGTGTGCCTGGTAGGCTCGTTCATCGCGCTGAGCGTAAGGTCGGTGAGGCAGCAAAACGACATCGAATCGCTGGAGGCGGAGAAGGCGTCTCTCATCAAATCGAACAAGGCTGCGAAGCAGACCATGTGGGACTGGAAGCAGCAGCTGTACGCCGAGGCCTCCTCCACTGACGGCGCCGTTTTGGTTCCTCTCGCCAGACTCAAAGCCATTTACGGCGAAGCTCCCGTTGCCCAAATTG GAGAGGCTGTGAAGGAAGAATCAAAATCTGCTGCCTCCAAATTTGTGGTCTGA